The following proteins come from a genomic window of Mariniflexile sp. TRM1-10:
- a CDS encoding transposase, producing MPKIIRLSEFQYEIPIFAINKDFDGFYAQFLKTDLGKIYLSTPFSELGQSFKLKDSKKGTHCYFSPKGKIALMMLKNYYGCSDKKLIELLNGNIFMQFFCDILIPIDKPLTNFKIVSQIRMELSKGLNIRRSQEVLAKNWIPYMKDLDKMFTDATCYESEVRFPTNQKLLWECVQWNYRQMESLCRTLKIKLPRTKYLDWCRRYNEYSKKRKKQSKYRTKVTRGLLKLLYKLNGALGQIENQYPFESTAKYKRQRSIIAKVYRQQAQIFKTGKSVPDRIVSISKSYIRPIVRGKETKQVEFGAKVNKVQIDGINFIEHIQYRAFNEGTRLQSSVSCAQNLTKTKIKILGADAIYATNKNRTFTSSRKIQTDFIRKGKAGKNEEQRKILAREIKKERSTRLEGSFGKEKEHYNLKKIKAKTQKSEILWIFFGIHTANALEIGRRIYSSRFKNLAA from the coding sequence ATGCCAAAAATAATACGTTTAAGCGAATTTCAATACGAAATTCCAATTTTCGCCATCAATAAAGATTTTGATGGATTTTATGCCCAATTTCTAAAAACCGATTTGGGCAAAATTTACCTTTCCACGCCTTTTTCCGAGCTTGGTCAATCTTTCAAATTGAAAGATTCTAAAAAAGGAACCCATTGCTATTTTAGTCCCAAAGGGAAAATTGCCCTGATGATGCTCAAAAACTATTATGGATGCTCGGACAAGAAACTGATCGAGCTTTTGAATGGAAATATTTTCATGCAGTTTTTTTGCGATATTCTAATTCCCATCGATAAACCGCTGACCAACTTTAAGATCGTGAGCCAAATCAGGATGGAGCTTTCCAAGGGTTTAAATATTAGAAGATCCCAAGAAGTACTTGCCAAGAACTGGATTCCTTATATGAAGGACCTGGACAAAATGTTTACCGATGCGACCTGTTACGAGAGCGAAGTGCGTTTTCCAACCAATCAGAAATTGCTTTGGGAATGCGTTCAGTGGAACTACAGACAAATGGAATCCTTATGCCGCACTTTGAAAATCAAATTGCCCAGGACCAAATATCTGGATTGGTGCAGACGCTATAACGAGTATTCGAAAAAACGAAAGAAACAATCCAAATACCGCACAAAAGTAACCCGAGGGTTACTGAAATTACTGTACAAACTTAACGGTGCACTGGGTCAGATAGAAAATCAATATCCATTTGAATCCACCGCTAAATACAAGCGACAACGATCCATTATTGCCAAAGTTTACCGGCAACAGGCACAAATATTTAAAACAGGAAAAAGTGTTCCCGATAGAATCGTAAGCATCAGCAAAAGTTACATTCGTCCAATTGTGCGGGGCAAAGAAACCAAACAGGTAGAATTTGGAGCAAAAGTGAACAAAGTTCAAATAGACGGAATCAATTTTATTGAGCATATCCAGTACCGTGCCTTCAATGAAGGGACCCGTTTGCAGAGCAGTGTATCTTGCGCCCAAAACCTGACCAAGACTAAAATAAAAATACTGGGGGCAGATGCTATTTATGCTACCAATAAAAACCGAACATTTACCTCAAGTCGCAAAATCCAGACCGATTTTATCAGAAAAGGAAAGGCTGGTAAAAACGAAGAACAGCGTAAAATTTTGGCCAGAGAAATCAAAAAAGAACGTTCCACACGTCTTGAAGGAAGCTTTGGTAAAGAAAAAGAACATTACAACCTGAAAAAGATCAAGGCCAAAACCCAAAAGAGCGAGATTCTC
- a CDS encoding ATP-dependent Clp protease adaptor ClpS, whose amino-acid sequence MSTQEKTLEEVLLKEKVLTQNEIVLYNDDVNTFDHVIDMLIYACEHTAEQAEQCALLVHYKGKCTVKTGLYDDLKPRCSMLLEAGLSAEIV is encoded by the coding sequence ATGAGTACTCAAGAAAAAACATTGGAAGAAGTACTACTAAAAGAAAAAGTACTTACCCAAAACGAGATTGTGTTATATAACGACGATGTTAATACCTTCGATCATGTTATAGACATGCTTATTTATGCTTGCGAGCACACCGCAGAACAAGCAGAACAATGTGCACTCCTTGTGCATTATAAAGGCAAATGCACCGTAAAAACTGGTTTATACGATGATTTAAAACCACGTTGCTCCATGCTACTTGAAGCAGGATTAAGCGCTGAAATTGTTTAA
- the prmA gene encoding 50S ribosomal protein L11 methyltransferase, giving the protein MSNIIYIGYEFKVTPVQPGVEILIAELGYAGFESFVETEEGVTAYIQKEEWHENILEDIQILNSEEFKIDFTFNEIEQTNWNEEWEKNFNPIVVDNICSVRAPFHEKPNTPYDIIIEPKMSFGTGHHETTHMMIQHILKTDFTDKSVLDMGCGTGVLAILAEIKGANPIDAVDYDNWCYLNSLENVERNNCKHITVIEGDASVLTGKKYDIIIANINRNILLNDMETYISCLNKGGLLFLSGFYKDDIPVIQEACEKHMLKFEEKLERNHWVALKFLN; this is encoded by the coding sequence ATGTCAAACATCATTTACATAGGTTATGAGTTTAAAGTAACACCAGTACAACCTGGAGTAGAAATACTTATTGCAGAACTTGGTTATGCAGGTTTTGAAAGCTTTGTAGAAACCGAAGAAGGTGTTACAGCATACATTCAAAAAGAGGAATGGCATGAAAATATCTTGGAGGATATCCAAATATTAAACTCTGAAGAATTTAAAATCGATTTCACGTTTAACGAAATTGAACAAACCAATTGGAATGAAGAATGGGAAAAGAACTTCAATCCCATTGTGGTAGATAATATATGCTCAGTTCGTGCACCATTTCATGAAAAACCAAATACCCCATACGATATTATTATAGAACCCAAAATGAGTTTCGGAACAGGACATCACGAAACCACCCACATGATGATTCAGCATATTTTAAAAACCGATTTCACCGATAAATCGGTTTTAGATATGGGTTGTGGTACTGGTGTTTTAGCCATTTTAGCCGAAATAAAAGGCGCAAACCCCATAGATGCGGTTGATTACGATAATTGGTGCTATTTAAATAGTTTAGAAAATGTAGAGCGTAATAATTGCAAGCATATTACTGTAATAGAAGGCGATGCCAGTGTTTTAACAGGTAAAAAATACGATATAATAATTGCGAACATTAATCGTAATATTTTATTAAACGATATGGAAACTTACATATCGTGCTTAAATAAAGGCGGTCTTTTATTTTTAAGCGGATTTTACAAAGATGATATTCCGGTTATTCAAGAAGCATGTGAAAAGCACATGTTAAAATTTGAAGAAAAATTGGAAAGAAACCATTGGGTTGCCTTAAAATTTTTAAATTAG
- the tpiA gene encoding triose-phosphate isomerase, translating to MRQQIVAGNWKMNNDLAQTESLISALKTKSKTSNAEVMVAPTFTNLFPAFQALKDTGIEVIAQNMHFAANGAYTGEISASMLKSVGVKTVILGHSERREYFGETDAILAKKVDAALANDLRTIFCFGEVLADRKSGNHENVVESQIKNALFHLESSAFKNIVLAYEPVWAIGTGETASPEQAQDMHAFIRKTLSNKYGVAVANSVSILYGGSVKPNNAQEIFSKPDVDGGLIGGAALNADDFFAIVNAF from the coding sequence ATGAGACAACAAATTGTAGCAGGAAACTGGAAAATGAATAATGATTTAGCACAAACCGAATCATTAATTAGTGCTTTAAAAACTAAATCGAAAACATCAAATGCCGAGGTTATGGTAGCACCAACCTTTACAAACCTTTTTCCAGCATTTCAAGCATTAAAAGACACCGGTATAGAAGTGATTGCACAGAACATGCATTTCGCAGCAAATGGTGCTTACACAGGTGAAATTAGTGCGAGTATGCTTAAGAGTGTTGGTGTAAAAACCGTTATTTTAGGTCATAGTGAACGCCGTGAGTATTTTGGTGAAACAGATGCAATTTTAGCTAAAAAAGTAGATGCTGCTTTAGCAAACGATTTACGTACTATTTTCTGTTTTGGCGAAGTTTTGGCCGATAGAAAATCGGGTAACCATGAAAATGTTGTAGAAAGCCAAATTAAAAACGCCTTGTTTCATTTAGAATCTTCGGCATTTAAAAACATTGTGTTAGCATACGAACCTGTTTGGGCTATTGGCACTGGCGAAACTGCAAGTCCAGAGCAAGCACAAGATATGCATGCATTCATCAGAAAAACGTTAAGCAATAAATATGGTGTCGCTGTAGCAAACAGCGTATCCATTTTATATGGAGGAAGTGTGAAACCAAACAATGCACAGGAAATTTTCTCAAAACCAGATGTAGATGGAGGTTTAATTGGTGGTGCTGCACTTAACGCAGACGATTTTTTTGCCATTGTAAACGCATTTTAA
- a CDS encoding TlpA family protein disulfide reductase, protein MKKINYILIFVLSVLSCKAQETPTKFSEAALNDTFITLDGNSISFKEILEANKDKTILVDVWASWCKDCIGGMPKVKNLQKAHKNVTYVFLSLDKTQEAWKKGIEKYNVQGQHYFMQSGWKGPFGEFIQLDWIPRYMVIGQNGKINLFKAIEADDIKIKKIL, encoded by the coding sequence ATGAAAAAAATAAACTACATATTAATCTTCGTCTTGAGTGTTTTAAGTTGTAAAGCACAAGAAACACCTACTAAGTTTTCCGAGGCTGCATTAAACGACACCTTTATTACATTAGATGGAAACTCAATAAGCTTTAAAGAAATTTTAGAAGCAAATAAAGACAAAACCATTTTGGTTGATGTTTGGGCATCGTGGTGTAAAGATTGTATTGGTGGTATGCCTAAAGTTAAAAATCTGCAAAAAGCCCATAAAAATGTGACCTATGTATTTTTGTCTTTAGATAAAACCCAGGAAGCTTGGAAAAAAGGCATTGAGAAATATAATGTGCAAGGGCAACATTATTTTATGCAATCTGGTTGGAAAGGCCCTTTTGGTGAATTCATTCAATTAGATTGGATCCCCAGATATATGGTAATCGGCCAAAACGGAAAAATAAACTTGTTTAAAGCTATTGAAGCTGACGACATAAAAATTAAAAAGATATTATAA
- a CDS encoding ABC transporter permease: MITYLLNKITYALLTLFGVVTVIFFLFNVLPGDPAQMMLGQNEGSEQLAIVKQKYGFDKPISTQYFYYLNDLSPISFHSKDVQDYTFLKTGKYSAVELFSIGNTTTVLKFPYLRESFTKQGKKVSEVLGETLPNTFVLAVSAIIIAMLVGIFLGIVSALYKDRWVDKTIQIFSTFGMSVPSFFSAILFAWFFGFVLHKYTNLEMTGSLYELDDFGEANHMKLKNLILPAIVLGIRPLAVVIQLMRNSLLEVFNQDYIRTARAKGLSEFQIIKRHAVKNALNPVVTAISGWFASMLAGAVFVEYIFGWNGLGKEIVNALNTLDLPVIMGSVLIIALFFIIINIFVDVIYVWLDPKVKLE, from the coding sequence CTGATAACCTATCTACTAAATAAAATCACATACGCACTACTCACTTTGTTTGGGGTAGTTACCGTTATTTTCTTTTTATTTAACGTGCTTCCGGGAGACCCCGCACAGATGATGTTGGGACAGAATGAGGGTAGCGAACAATTAGCCATTGTAAAGCAAAAATATGGCTTCGATAAACCCATAAGCACCCAATACTTTTATTATTTGAATGATTTGTCGCCCATATCCTTTCATTCAAAAGACGTTCAAGATTATACCTTTTTAAAAACAGGGAAATACTCAGCAGTAGAATTATTTTCAATTGGTAATACAACAACCGTTTTAAAGTTTCCATATTTACGCGAATCGTTTACCAAACAAGGTAAAAAAGTAAGTGAGGTTTTGGGTGAAACACTCCCAAATACGTTTGTGTTGGCAGTTTCTGCGATAATAATAGCTATGCTTGTCGGTATTTTTTTAGGCATTGTTTCAGCACTTTACAAAGACCGTTGGGTAGATAAAACCATACAGATATTCAGTACGTTTGGTATGAGTGTGCCATCGTTTTTTAGCGCCATTTTATTCGCATGGTTTTTTGGTTTTGTATTGCATAAGTACACAAATTTAGAAATGACAGGAAGTCTTTATGAATTAGACGATTTTGGAGAAGCCAATCATATGAAGTTAAAAAATCTCATACTCCCAGCTATTGTATTGGGTATTCGTCCGTTGGCGGTCGTTATACAACTTATGCGAAATTCGTTGCTGGAAGTCTTTAACCAAGATTATATCAGAACCGCAAGAGCAAAAGGCTTAAGCGAGTTTCAAATTATAAAAAGACATGCTGTTAAAAATGCCCTAAACCCAGTAGTTACGGCTATTTCAGGATGGTTTGCTTCCATGCTGGCAGGTGCTGTTTTTGTGGAGTATATTTTTGGTTGGAACGGACTTGGGAAAGAAATAGTAAATGCCTTAAATACTTTGGATTTACCTGTAATTATGGGTTCGGTGTTAATAATAGCGTTATTCTTCATAATAATTAATATTTTTGTCGACGTCATTTACGTTTGGTTAGATCCTAAGGTGAAATTAGAATAG
- a CDS encoding BT_3928 family protein gives MKVLVSISRILVGVLFIISGLIKLNDPLGFSYKLQEYFSVDVLNLPFLESYALIISVLVVVFEVVLGVFLIIGYKPKFTVWSLLLMIVFFTFLTFYSAYFDKVRDCGCFGDALKLTPWESFTKDVILLVLILILFFGVKYIKPVFSKLTTTVFALLSFIFSFWLGYHVLMHLPVVDFRAYKIGNNISEGMSIPADAPKPVVEYYWKFKINGEEKVITTDGSYPDVEGDYIGVETKVIDEGYQPPVVDFSIESDDEDLTQQFLSEENLIIIVSYNLEKMEKAGAEKLKAMSDEAIKKGYQVIGLTASGKEAKQQIKKKYHLNFDFYLCDEKALKTIVRSNPGILELDKGTIKQKVHWNDIDDLKL, from the coding sequence ATGAAAGTATTAGTAAGTATCTCAAGAATTTTAGTAGGTGTTTTATTTATTATTTCTGGTTTAATAAAGCTAAACGACCCGCTAGGGTTTTCATATAAGTTACAAGAATACTTTAGTGTTGATGTTTTAAATCTCCCGTTTTTGGAATCCTATGCCTTAATCATCTCGGTATTAGTTGTCGTTTTTGAAGTGGTTTTAGGGGTGTTTTTAATTATTGGATACAAACCTAAGTTTACTGTTTGGAGTTTGTTGTTAATGATTGTGTTTTTTACATTTTTAACCTTTTATTCGGCTTATTTTGATAAAGTTAGAGATTGTGGCTGCTTTGGTGATGCTTTAAAGTTAACGCCATGGGAAAGCTTTACCAAAGATGTTATTTTATTGGTTTTAATACTCATTTTATTTTTTGGTGTTAAATATATAAAACCAGTTTTTAGTAAATTAACAACTACGGTTTTCGCACTTTTAAGCTTTATTTTCAGTTTTTGGTTGGGTTATCATGTGCTAATGCATTTGCCTGTGGTAGATTTTAGAGCTTATAAAATTGGGAATAATATTTCAGAAGGGATGTCAATTCCAGCCGATGCACCAAAACCAGTTGTAGAATATTATTGGAAGTTTAAAATTAATGGTGAAGAGAAAGTTATCACTACCGATGGTTCGTACCCAGATGTCGAAGGCGATTATATTGGAGTTGAGACCAAAGTTATAGATGAAGGTTACCAACCGCCCGTGGTAGATTTTTCAATAGAAAGCGATGATGAAGATTTAACCCAACAGTTTCTTTCAGAAGAGAATCTTATCATTATTGTTTCATACAACTTAGAAAAAATGGAAAAGGCAGGTGCAGAAAAATTAAAAGCGATGTCTGATGAAGCTATTAAAAAGGGGTATCAAGTTATTGGTTTAACAGCATCAGGTAAAGAAGCAAAGCAACAAATAAAAAAGAAATACCATTTAAATTTCGACTTTTATTTATGCGATGAAAAAGCTCTAAAAACAATAGTACGTTCAAACCCGGGTATTCTAGAGTTAGACAAAGGCACCATCAAACAAAAAGTACATTGGAATGATATAGATGATTTAAAGTTATGA
- a CDS encoding DUF1599 domain-containing protein: MQDTSKQYDAVIDICKSLFIKKMSDYGSAWRILRLPSLTDQIFIKAQRIRGLQQNAVRKVDEGEESEFIGIINYCIMALIQLEKGVVEQPDLSTKEATELYEKHVAITKKLMEDKNHDYGEAWRDMRVSSLTDLILQKLLRVKQIEDNKGKTLVSEGIDANYQDMINYAVFALIHLKR, encoded by the coding sequence ATGCAAGATACTTCAAAACAATACGATGCCGTCATTGATATCTGTAAAAGTTTATTTATAAAGAAAATGTCCGATTACGGAAGTGCATGGCGCATCTTGCGTTTGCCATCGCTTACCGACCAAATATTTATTAAGGCGCAGCGTATTCGTGGGCTTCAGCAAAATGCCGTTAGAAAAGTTGATGAAGGAGAAGAAAGCGAATTTATAGGTATTATAAACTATTGCATCATGGCTTTGATTCAGTTGGAAAAAGGTGTGGTAGAGCAACCCGATTTATCAACCAAAGAAGCCACCGAATTGTATGAAAAGCATGTAGCCATTACCAAAAAATTAATGGAAGACAAAAACCACGATTACGGTGAAGCGTGGCGCGATATGAGAGTAAGTAGCTTAACCGATTTAATTTTGCAAAAACTATTACGTGTTAAGCAAATTGAAGATAATAAAGGAAAAACGTTAGTTAGTGAAGGTATTGATGCCAACTATCAAGACATGATTAATTATGCGGTTTTTGCTTTAATTCATTTAAAAAGGTAA
- the folP gene encoding dihydropteroate synthase, translated as MTINCKGKLIDLSSPKVMGILNITPDSFYDGGIHKNSISILKHVESMLNQGATFIDIGAYSSRPNADFVSEEVELQRILPIVEAVLKNFPEALISIDTFRSDVAKQCIEAGATLINDISAGKLDENMLPTVANLHVPYIMMHMKGTPQTMQQHANYTNLTKDILFYFSERIAAAKALGIIDIIVDPGFGFAKTLEHNYQLLNQLQLLKMIEKPILVGVSRKSMIYKTLGTTPNEALNGTTVLNTIALQKGASILRVHDVKEAMETIKLVESLNC; from the coding sequence ATGACCATAAACTGCAAAGGAAAGCTCATTGATTTATCATCACCAAAAGTGATGGGAATTTTAAACATTACCCCCGATTCGTTTTACGATGGAGGTATTCATAAAAATAGCATTTCCATTTTAAAGCATGTAGAATCAATGCTCAATCAAGGCGCCACTTTTATAGATATTGGTGCTTATAGCTCGCGCCCAAATGCCGATTTTGTAAGTGAAGAAGTTGAACTACAACGCATATTACCAATAGTTGAAGCCGTTTTAAAAAACTTCCCTGAGGCTTTAATATCCATTGACACCTTTAGAAGTGATGTTGCCAAACAATGCATTGAAGCTGGAGCTACTTTAATTAATGATATTTCTGCTGGAAAACTAGATGAAAATATGTTACCAACCGTAGCTAATTTACATGTTCCTTATATTATGATGCACATGAAAGGCACGCCACAAACCATGCAACAACACGCCAATTACACCAATTTAACCAAGGATATTTTATTTTATTTCTCTGAACGCATCGCAGCCGCCAAAGCCTTAGGAATTATAGATATTATTGTAGACCCCGGTTTTGGTTTTGCAAAAACGTTAGAACATAATTACCAGTTGCTAAATCAATTACAATTATTAAAAATGATTGAAAAACCAATTTTAGTGGGCGTTTCCAGAAAGTCTATGATTTATAAAACCTTAGGAACTACCCCTAACGAAGCGCTTAATGGCACCACTGTTTTAAATACCATTGCATTACAAAAAGGAGCGTCTATCTTAAGAGTTCACGATGTAAAAGAAGCTATGGAAACCATTAAATTAGTTGAGTCGTTGAATTGTTGA
- a CDS encoding diadenylate cyclase, translating into MEIFNDLLKFSVVDIIDVILVALLLYYTYKLVKGTVAINIFIGIIIIYLVWRLTNFLNMELLSGIFGGFMKVGIIALIVVFQPEIRKFLLMVGSTNFSKRGKLFKQFSFLKTETSDETNVDAIVSACIRMGNSKTGALIVFERNNNLDFLTTSGDEMNIKVTQPIIESIFFKNSPLHDGAIIVSNNIIKATRVILPLNNEKVIPKRFGLRHRAGIGVTEKTDALALVVSEETGTISYFKDGEFVVFEDTAELNLMIKKDLA; encoded by the coding sequence TTGGAAATTTTTAATGACCTCCTAAAATTCTCTGTAGTTGATATTATAGATGTTATTCTGGTAGCATTGCTACTTTATTACACTTACAAATTGGTTAAAGGCACTGTAGCCATTAACATTTTTATTGGTATCATCATTATTTATTTAGTGTGGCGACTTACCAATTTCTTAAACATGGAATTACTTTCGGGTATTTTTGGTGGGTTTATGAAAGTGGGAATTATTGCTTTAATTGTGGTATTTCAACCAGAAATCAGAAAGTTTTTATTGATGGTTGGGTCTACAAATTTTAGTAAACGAGGGAAACTTTTCAAACAGTTTAGTTTCCTAAAAACCGAAACTAGCGACGAAACCAATGTAGATGCCATTGTATCGGCTTGTATTAGAATGGGAAATTCAAAAACAGGTGCTTTAATTGTTTTTGAGCGTAATAACAACTTAGACTTTTTAACTACCAGTGGTGATGAAATGAATATAAAAGTGACGCAACCTATTATTGAAAGTATCTTTTTTAAGAACAGCCCTTTACACGATGGTGCCATTATAGTGAGTAATAATATTATAAAAGCAACTCGAGTTATTCTGCCTTTAAATAATGAAAAAGTCATTCCAAAACGTTTTGGTTTACGTCACAGAGCAGGCATTGGAGTTACTGAAAAAACCGATGCTTTAGCACTTGTAGTTAGCGAAGAAACAGGTACTATTTCATACTTTAAAGATGGGGAATTTGTTGTTTTTGAAGATACAGCAGAGCTAAATTTAATGATTAAGAAAGATTTGGCTTAA
- a CDS encoding ABC transporter ATP-binding protein — MAKVKENIFDFTLFKRLFQYIKPYQVIFFSLLALVILLAILSTATPYITKYAIDNSIAVQESKSFLFYVLIMFAVLILQTVFQLAFIYYAAWLGQNLVMDVRVKLFNHLLSFKMKYYDNSSVGVLITRAVTDMERIADIFGQGLFTIFRDLLAMIVVFGAMIYINWRLSLIVFIMLPLLMYATRVFQKYMKIAFEDVRNEVSNLNSFVQERLTGMKILQIFTREDIDYKNFIDINERHKRGWLKTVWYNSIFFPLADLVSSISIGLVAWYGGLNIVLRGTEVSQGDLIAFVMFIPMLFRPLRQMADNFNTLQMGMVAANRVFKILDTTSHIDDKGTHVAEHFKGNITFHKVFFNYVDDEDVLKGISFDVKSGETIAIVGATGAGKSTIINLLNRFYEIKDGVISIDGIDIKQVTLASLRTQIAVVLQDVFLFADTILNNITLNNPEITEEVVTQAAKEIGVHNFIASLPGGYHYNVKERGVMLSSGQRQLISFLRAYVTNPSILVLDEATSSVDSYSEQLIQNATDKMTKGRTSIVIAHRLATVKKADRIIVMDAGEIVEEGTHAQLLKKENGYYKNLYEVQFLKEEVV; from the coding sequence ATGGCTAAAGTGAAGGAAAATATTTTTGATTTTACATTATTCAAACGCCTGTTTCAATATATAAAGCCCTATCAAGTAATCTTTTTTAGCTTATTAGCTTTGGTTATTTTGTTGGCAATTTTAAGTACGGCAACACCTTACATCACCAAATATGCTATAGATAATAGTATTGCGGTTCAAGAGTCTAAAAGTTTTTTGTTTTATGTGCTTATTATGTTTGCTGTTTTAATTCTACAAACCGTATTTCAATTGGCGTTTATTTATTATGCGGCGTGGTTGGGTCAAAATTTGGTAATGGATGTGCGTGTCAAACTGTTCAACCATTTGCTGAGTTTTAAAATGAAGTATTACGACAATTCTTCGGTAGGTGTTTTAATTACCCGAGCAGTGACCGATATGGAACGTATTGCCGATATTTTTGGACAAGGCTTGTTTACCATTTTTAGGGATTTACTCGCCATGATAGTTGTTTTTGGAGCGATGATTTACATTAACTGGCGATTGAGTTTAATCGTTTTTATCATGTTACCATTACTCATGTATGCCACCCGAGTTTTTCAAAAGTATATGAAAATTGCTTTTGAAGACGTTAGAAATGAAGTGTCTAACCTGAATTCGTTTGTGCAAGAACGCTTAACAGGTATGAAGATTTTACAGATTTTTACACGTGAAGATATTGATTATAAAAACTTTATTGATATAAATGAACGACACAAAAGGGGCTGGTTAAAAACAGTTTGGTACAACTCTATTTTCTTTCCTTTGGCCGATTTGGTGTCGTCCATAAGTATAGGCTTGGTGGCTTGGTACGGTGGTTTAAACATTGTTTTAAGAGGCACCGAAGTATCCCAAGGCGATTTGATTGCTTTTGTTATGTTTATTCCTATGCTGTTTAGACCGCTGCGTCAAATGGCCGATAATTTTAATACGCTTCAAATGGGTATGGTGGCTGCAAATCGGGTCTTTAAGATCTTAGATACCACGTCGCATATAGACGATAAGGGTACACATGTCGCCGAACATTTTAAAGGCAATATCACTTTCCATAAGGTATTTTTTAATTATGTTGACGATGAAGATGTTTTAAAAGGTATTTCTTTTGACGTAAAATCGGGTGAAACCATCGCTATTGTTGGAGCCACGGGTGCAGGAAAATCTACCATCATCAATTTGTTAAATCGTTTTTATGAAATTAAGGATGGTGTTATATCCATTGATGGTATAGATATAAAACAAGTTACCTTAGCATCGTTGCGTACTCAAATTGCGGTAGTTTTACAAGATGTGTTTTTGTTTGCCGATACGATCTTAAATAATATTACCTTAAATAATCCTGAAATTACAGAAGAAGTAGTAACTCAGGCAGCCAAAGAAATAGGGGTTCATAATTTTATTGCCAGTTTGCCGGGAGGTTATCATTATAATGTAAAAGAACGGGGTGTGATGTTGTCTTCGGGTCAGCGTCAACTTATTTCGTTTTTAAGAGCTTATGTTACAAATCCTAGTATTTTGGTGTTGGATGAAGCTACTTCCTCGGTCGATTCCTATTCCGAGCAACTCATTCAAAATGCTACCGATAAAATGACTAAAGGCAGGACCTCTATAGTTATTGCCCACAGATTAGCCACTGTAAAAAAAGCAGATAGAATCATTGTAATGGATGCTGGTGAAATTGTAGAAGAGGGCACACATGCCCAGCTCCTTAAAAAAGAGAATGGGTATTATAAGAACTTATATGAAGTGCAGTTTTTGAAAGAAGAAGTGGTTTAA
- the truA gene encoding tRNA pseudouridine(38-40) synthase TruA yields MRYFIELSYNGSAYHGWQNQPKAISVQEVIENALTLLLKEAVSIMGAGRTDTGVHAKQMFAHFDTDVHFDEVDLVFKLNSFLPKDIAIHDVFKVKSDAHARFDALSRTYLYRITLKKNVFNFDSAYYVKQDLDVDKMKEASKILCQYKDFQCFSKVNTDVKTYYCDIMRAEWFFEDEELHFVIKADRFLRNMVRSIVGTMVNMGLGKIEKEDLHAIIKSKNRSEAGFSVPAHALYLIEVEYPNDIKL; encoded by the coding sequence TTGCGATATTTTATAGAACTTTCTTACAATGGTAGTGCTTATCATGGTTGGCAAAATCAACCCAAAGCCATATCAGTACAAGAAGTTATTGAAAACGCCTTGACTTTACTTTTGAAAGAAGCCGTTTCCATTATGGGAGCAGGTAGAACCGATACAGGCGTACATGCCAAACAAATGTTCGCGCATTTTGATACGGATGTCCATTTTGATGAAGTTGATTTGGTTTTTAAACTCAATTCGTTTTTGCCAAAAGATATTGCCATTCACGATGTTTTTAAAGTGAAATCTGATGCCCATGCACGTTTTGATGCTTTAAGTAGAACTTATTTGTATAGAATTACTTTAAAAAAGAATGTTTTTAATTTTGATTCTGCTTACTACGTGAAGCAGGATTTAGATGTTGATAAAATGAAAGAGGCTTCAAAAATTTTATGCCAGTATAAAGATTTTCAATGCTTTTCAAAAGTAAATACCGATGTAAAAACGTATTATTGTGACATTATGAGAGCGGAATGGTTTTTTGAAGATGAAGAACTTCATTTTGTTATAAAAGCGGATAGATTTTTACGAAATATGGTACGCTCCATAGTAGGAACCATGGTAAATATGGGGTTAGGTAAAATAGAAAAGGAAGATTTACATGCTATAATAAAATCCAAGAATAGGAGTGAAGCTGGTTTTTCGGTACCAGCACATGCACTTTATTTAATAGAAGTAGAATACCCCAACGATATAAAATTATAA